A stretch of DNA from Oreochromis aureus strain Israel breed Guangdong linkage group 10, ZZ_aureus, whole genome shotgun sequence:
CCTTAAAATCAACCTTCAGTTCCTCCCTCCCTGCTCTGCTCATTTCTCATTCCCCAACTACATCACACAGCCTCTACCTGATGTCATTTACCCTGATTTCTGCCCATATTACTCCCTTGTCACGGTGCACATACAGAATGGAGTGTTCTTGTGTCTGAGCTCCAACtttgcaaaatacaataacgtggactctttattcattcatatactaaatatgtttaaaatcaACCTTCAGTTATGTGCCAGTCCAGTCCCAgtgtgagggtgaggtgtctgcTCTGATTTCTCATTGCTGGTtcccggatgctgcagaacctatGGAAGTAGTCAACAGTCTGGGGTGACTGGACAtgcctcccgctttcctcaccTGATGTCATTCAATATCCCTGATTTCTGGAGAGCTTTATTCAAACATATCCAGTGATGATGAGAATATCAGGATATGCCATCTTTTCATCTCCTGAttactgtcttgtttatgttgcaaagatcctcagccagatttCATTATGATAgattgatggtgatggggtgtgtgGCACCTCcgcactatcaactcctttgtctttgcgacgttgagggtgagatggttgtcttgacaccagtgggtcagggcgctgacctcctccctgtcatcaaaataagacccaccactgtagttttcacaatgatgttggagttgtcaTGTTTTAGTAGATTACTGATAGATAGATTAGATAGATTACAGTGTGTGGCAGCATAGTACCCgagtcaaaaaataaaacacaattctTTGACATGTTTTAGCTCTGCCACAACACTCCTTAGCCGTGCCACACATGCAACAAAATTAGAGCTCCAGTTAATTCTGTGCATTCTGGTAGATAAACCAATGCTTATCCAGCACACATGGTGTAAAAACCATTGCCTTTCACTGGCTTGGTTTTGCAGAATGCTCATCAAGCAGAGATATGGCTCTGTGTAATATTCGGATCCTCGTGGAAATGTCATACTGGTAGTCCgccatttgagaaaaaaaaaaaaaaaactctggttCATTTTTGCAGTAATGCTTCCAGTTTCACCACACCATCAATAGCTGATGAAACCTTCTTCTTAAAAGTATAATCATTATGTTAAATAAACAGGAATGAACACAAACTGAGCTCTGATTGTGGTTCCGTTCATTCACATCCAAATAATTCTAATTTCAAAGCCTGGCATAACTTGGCAGTGAGGGTTTCATGCTAGGAACTGCCCTCTCatctgtttattcagctgttaGTACACAATAAATTGTTATTACAGCAAATATACTAGACTAATGCACTGCTTTTGTTGGATAAAGCTAGCAGAACGCTTTCCATTCATTCAAGTCCTTACGTGACAATAAAACCTCCTTTGCCAAAGGTATATTATTTTGGTATCAGCGGTCAGTAAATGCTTTAAGAACTTGTTGCTTCTATTTTTACATCTCCCCTGTCAGATTTATACTCCAATCAACTGATCATCTGTTTTCGAGTTCCGCATTTGGCACTGTAGGTGACATACGTAGAAATCTTTACAGTGGACAAACAAAAAGGACAGATCATCGTTGCGCATAATGCTTCCTGTAGCTGTGTACAGGCTTCTGTGTTCAACGGTTTTGGATCAATACATAGGAATTCCATAAGGAAAAGCCTGAGAACTCAGATTGGTATACAATATATTTACCTGGTTTACTAACATGAATATACTCTCTTGGATCCAGTTTTCTGATCACAgacaagttttttttctctacacTAGATGGCAGCATTGAGCTAGAAATTATAGAGAACAcatccaaacttttttttaaagagcatgTTGTACAAGGATATCTTTACCAACACAAAGACAGAGCATTGCCTTGTTTTTTGAATGTTGTCAGAATGGTCAAATTTAGATTGTTATAGTTCTGGTTTTCAATTTGAGAACTTTACAACAAatgtgggtttttaaaaaacatatattcaaaagtcttttattttttgtaggTTAACTAACTGATTAAAGACACTAAAACCCAACAGACAGCCATAAAAGTCAAATCCAGTTTTTATATCTGGACAGACAATGAAACTTGCTCCAGAACATACCACGGGGAGGCTATTTCTGATCTACAACACCCTTACTTTGGCATTTTACAAGAATTTCAAATAAATGACTCCAGTGGACAGCTGCTGTATTGTAAGAGGAGCCTTTATGTCTAAAAGTACATTTCTGATTCTTTTTGTTGTCACTTTTCAAACAAGAGCAATCTGATAATGAATGCCTCtgcaaaagctgaaaaattccCTCTACACCATGAATGAGTGCTGCGATCTACGAGGCTGTCCAGGACCAGATATTGTTGTTATATTTCTCGAGAACATCAAAATCATGTATTCCAGTTGTTTTTATTGCAGTTGGATATGACATGCAGTGTTCAGTGTTCGGATTTGGGTAAAGAATCCTTTTTGAAAAGTTCATGTATCTGCATCTGGATTAATGCCAAAATTAATGACAGCCTTATTGAAAACCTTTTACGTAAATGTGTCCATATACTTTTAAAAGTGGGGTTCAAAGATTAGTATTTTGCACAAAAGCAACACAAACTCAGTTTGGGGTATTAGATTAGGACAATTTATTAAATGAGCCAATTCCCATAGCCTTCCACACAAGATTACATAACAGTATTGCAATCCTTTTCTAAATAGAGTAGTCCTCCTCTAAAGCCTGAAACCATCACCCAGAACATTTTTATTGAATGAAgaacatttaatttcatttttttctgatatGGACTCCTTTCCTAGATAATATCTTGCAGGACAAAATTTGAATTACCTTACTTCTGCtatcattgtttttattattgttaatggCTACTGTTAGGCTACATAAACCCATATGCACACAGAGGATGTAGCTGAGATAGCATTCAGATGGTGTGCTGCAGATAAAGAGGAAGGGGTGAGGGAGAGACACAGTTGTCGTAGAAGATCTGAAGGTTGGTGTCGACTTCGATGTTATTTCTCAGAAACATTTCGAGCTCCAGGACTGTCATCTCGTGGACGCTGTTGCCCTCTTTGGCGTTTTTGGCTAGGGCTCCATGGGACGGGAAGAGAACGCGAACGTCGTGGGGTGCGTTGTGGTCATACTCGGTGCAACAGTAAGCAGACCACACGTCTTCGGGGATGGCCACGCGGTTCTGATTGTTGCGACGGATCATGTTGCCCCTGGTGGTCACTCCGGTGACAATGTAGGCAGTGCCACGGCAGAAGTTGTTAAGGCGCACCCGGATCCGCTCCTCGTACTCTCGCCAAGGCCCGATGTTAAACTCTCGTATCTCTGGGACCACGTTGGTCAGTGTATAAGTGGCAGCGCGGTCGTGTGGACTGGACTGATGCTGGTCCGGGTTCAGGTGACCTCTTTCATAAAGAACCACATCAGAGTAGTCATCCAGCACTGCCTGGCTGTCCTCAAACTTCATGTGCAGGTAGCCAGTTGGGAAGGGCAACATGTTCCCATTGCCATCGAGCTCTGCCAGCTGGGGACATGAAATAAAACTTAAAGCAGTCTTTAACATGCCAAGAAATAGCACAAGATACCCAACAAAAGTTCTTCGTGCAAGGCTTTTTCTTTCCAATTTTGGCTTCCTTGAAAGCCTCTTTTTTTAACAAGTGTGGAATATCTCATTAGGCAATGGTTAAAATTCAAGGcttaatgaatgaaaaaaaaagtctttttgaAAGACTAACCTGTGGCTCGTACATCCAAGGGTAGTCCACACGTCTGTCTCCCTCAGTTTTCTTGAAGGTATAAGCTGAGTAAACTGGGATCCTCTTAGAAGGATCGTACAAGGTCACGTACCGGGGTTTGTCAGCATATCGCTGGCAGATCTTCTTCAGTTTGGTGTCGACAAAACCCCGCGGCGGAGTCCCCATATAGAGGGAGTCCTTGCATCTCTCCACATGATTAAAATCTTGAACAACTGTTGCTGATGTGAGACTACTGATTATAAGAGCACAAACTAAAGGCAGCTGCAGGATCTCCATGGTCAACGTGTCTCTTCAATGTCTCGCACCGTGCCCTCTGCAACTATGACAGCGTAGGGTGTACGGTTAGGATTTAAATGTCACACAGCAGATAGGCAAAGCAGGAAGTGTGTGCGCCAAAGACAGGCCTCCCAAATGGACGGTGGCATTGATATGCAGGTTTGCTGCAGTATAGCTCAAACATACAGTGTTTAAAGCTTATGGACCTGTTGTGGTTGGGTTAAGTGCATCAGCTACATTGACTTTTAAGCTAACTATCAAAACTTTTTTAATGTTCCTAATGAGGTCGTGGCTTGATTTTTGAGACAGAGGCCAATATTATACTGATGGCATAATCAAATAAATTCAAAGAGCATAGCTAGGATGTcacaatgacttttttttttttttacaaaaaaactgtaattGGTATTCACTCTCGCATAAGCCCGAGGTCTGCTGAATGATAATGAAACACAGGACACTGGAATGTATTCAGGAAGATGCTACTGGAGGAATCCTAAAATGCAAATCCATCTAATCTGTGCTGGTGATGAACAAAAGGCTCACAGTACAGAAAAAGGCACTACGTATACACGTTTCGCAGTAAAGTACTACTTAACGTGAAGCATGGATAAGCCAGAGGCATGATAAAGGATGGAAATTTAGCTACATAGTGACACTTGGTAACTATGTCATCCTCCTGTATAGCTGAACACAATAGTTAAACTAGAGCATAATGATTTAGACATGGATAATCGAGTGTTTATAACTTTGGTAGCAATGATGCAGTTGTCCAATTGAAATTCAATTGTTTTTAATACATATAGCCAAGAATAAAAAATTCTAAATGTAAGTTTTGTGAGGACACTGAAGCAAAAGTACTTCATAGCAACTCAAGAAACTTCCCTTGCAGTACAGTGCAAGTATTTCTTAGCAAATGGCTCAGTGTTCTGCCAAAATGGCTTCGGCACTTATTTTGGCAGCTCACTGTGTACAGAGCGAGTAATCCATCTGAAGACGACGTCCTctttccaaacttttttttttctctttgtcctcTCACTTATAATAACAGCTTTTGAACCTATATTgaatattctttattttttactgtatatTTCTCTTCATCCAACTCGTTGTCAGCCAGTATTTGATGACAGGCTCTCCTTCTTGTCAATCTCACTTGAGCCTGTTTTCCACCTCATAAACATATCAAGCCACCGTCCACGTGTCCTGTCAGAGGTTGTTTGCTTTAATTAACCATGCTAGGATGAAGATTAACATTTGATTCAGGGTTACCTGTACCCACCTTTTGCAGATGGAAAGAAttggaaagtgtgtgaaaagcaagttatggatgtgcagctgaggCGTCTAAAAGCTTTGACATTTACTGTAAGCTGCCTTTTTTATGACAGTTTGAATCATCTCAAAATACCACTCCAAGGAGCTAGATGGTGATGGATTCTGTTATAGCTATACAAAAGCATACAAAAAGAGCAATTCATGGAAAATGttcattcatattcatattttaaatatagACAAGTGTattgaatcttttttttctcattaaaatctgttCAAATGAACACACTTAGGCTTTTGGGGTATGTCCAATATGAAGTGATGGGAACCACACATAAAGcaaataaagcaaataaaatgaGCTACATATCAGCGACGGGAGTTTGTGGAGCTGTCCATACTGCCCTCTGCCAAAGTCGGTGTTATGCAAATGGAAACTGTCAGATTAGCCGGAGCAACAATCCTTCACTGCCCTAATAAGTCAATTTGAGTGACTGAGTGTTGTTATTCATCGAGGGACCAGCTTGCCTCTCTGATCTAATCTTGAGTTATGACAATCATAACTTATGTAGCTGGGGCTGATGATGCAGTTATGTGAACggacatttttcagctgtcagcATTTTTAccaattaaaattataaatccAGACCAAGTGCGTAGTCCCGGCTCCGCTGCCCTCTGCTGCTCCTCGAGGGAAACAGACACTCCAAAGTACCGGTCTGGTTCCCTTCATAGAAAAATGGTCGGTGTGATGAAACTGTGTGTTATCAGATTGTGAATTTTGAACAAGGCTCTAGCTCAGCAGAGAAACCCATTTAACAGCGAATCTTATCAGTCAAAAATGatactgttaaaaaaagaaaaagaaaaaagcttttgAAACAGTGCTAGAACTCAGCCAGCAGGCATCCTTCCGCCTGCCTgactgcatgtctgtgtgtctcttggGGTGGATCAAAGAGGGCAAGAGTACTTTTCATACAAAGTTCTTTACAAACATAAAGCATCACTCTGTTTCAATGATGCTCAGACTGGCAATAAACATGTGGTCAGAATACAGGAAGAATGTGCATGGCTTAATTACAAATTAAGTGTTTGTTGATGGCTTATTATtgatgaataaatatataatgCAGTAAATTAAAGCAATTCAATGTGTgacacacttttaaatacatatttatttaacctttattatACAGGTAATCCCACTGAGACTCAATGTCTCATTTACAAGAGAGAcctgttttaaacaaacataaaaaattacaagaataaaaatgtttgcacaatCATATTAAAAACAAGAGTGATTCCATAAAACATAGACACACATATATCTACTAGTGATAATGCATTTATAGCATCAATCTGCTCTAACGCATGGCAGTTGTGTCATTGTGCAATACTACATATTAGCCACATGGAGGCACTACAGACTCGTCTCTTTCGTTTCCTCGTGCCCTCTCTCATGATAACTGCATGAAATCACGTTTATATATATGGTCATATGATGacaaactgtttttaatttccaatctttgcttttgtttctccACTTTGTGCATCAGTGTATTATTGCTCCGTTATAGTCACGGTAAACTAATGCATCACAAAGTTTAAATTGCATCCACATTTACACGAACTACTTTGAAGATGACAGACAAGactgcaaagaagaaaaaaagttaaaggaCTGAGAGTTTATGCTCCCAACCACTTGAGAACAGATTGTAGACCTTCATTGAACCACCAGGGGGCACAATTTAGCAGCCATTGCTACCCTGTGAGACTTTCCCCACTTAGTTCTGCAGCAAAGCCCGCTCATTGGTCCAAACACCCACATGGGGTTGAGCCCTGACCAATAGACTTTGAGCTGATCAGGGGCTGTTGCTAAGGCacttcagggaaaaaaaaacaagaaaaaaaatctgccagcAGTCTGCTTCCACCTTTTCACTCTTTACACTCGTCTGGCTGCTCGTCCTCTTCATCTCTGCCTCTCACTTTCACTCGCAGCTGAGAGGTCTGCCTGCTCGTTATTGGTCGCCGACGGGTGAAACGAGCTTAGAGGAGTGAGCGGTGGCTTTGCATTGTTAAAGCCACAAAGACAAGACCCTCCCTTCATGAACCAAAAGCTGTAGCTCCACCTCCCCTCAGTTATCCTGTCACTTGACATTTGAGCTCAGCCAACACTGGCTAGCCTCTCTGTCACCATTTCACTCTGCTTCACTTCCCAGCGCACCCAGAAAGACAACACCGCGGTATTGAGCCCTTACACGGTACACACTGAAACTGTGCTTCTGTGAGCCTTTGCGGggggttttcagtgttttttgggAGGAAAAATGTTGTAACAAGAACACATAAGATATGTCATACTGGTGTAatatctctccctctccctctctctccctatatatatatatatatgaaaggGGGACATGATAAGGTAAACGAGTCGCCAGTCTATTTATGCATAAATACGCATGTATAACCAATTTCTCTGCTTCCGAAGATTAGTTTACAGCTGTGGAGAGATTTAAATACCTCCTCTACTGTACTGGCTGTGTTCCagcttatacacacacacatacacacagcggAGGAGAAATAAAGAGGGGctctttatttctctctctgtctgccgttctcccctcccctcccctctcgCATACCCTGCAAAGTGTGTTTGATAAGAAGCTCGCGCGCCTCATTGGCTCGCACCGCGTGATTGGCAGTCGGCCGGCCCGCCCCCGTCGTTTCTGTGCACATGGATGGGTCTGCTGCGAGAGCGAGAACCAGCATCGGATAGTGGAGTGGaaacaggaagaggaggagaagagggaaGAAAGGAGAGGATCGTGCGAGAGACGAGGTGGCCAGGAGTtgaaagggaggaaaaaagggGAACAGAGGGGCGTGCGGACGAGAgagaaccaaaacaaaaacaacaaaaaatagaaGGTAAAAGAGAGGACCGCGGGCGGGTGGACAGGAGGGGGGCGGAGGGGGGGACTGGATGTGCATTTATGTCTGAGTGGTAATGTGTCGCTTTGTGTACAGCACTGTGGAAGGAAGTGTAACTGTTTTCTGTCCCCGCGCATTGTTGCTGTTATTTGTGTCACTGTGCCTGAGCGATCTGCCTTGGATGAGcatactgcagtgtgtgtgtgtgtgtgtgtgtgtgtgtgtgtgtgtgtgtgtgtgtgtgtgtgtgtgtgtggtgtctgCAGACTGCTGCACGTTCATCCATgaa
This window harbors:
- the LOC116329138 gene encoding endonuclease domain-containing 1 protein, with product MEILQLPLVCALIISSLTSATVVQDFNHVERCKDSLYMGTPPRGFVDTKLKKICQRYADKPRYVTLYDPSKRIPVYSAYTFKKTEGDRRVDYPWMYEPQLAELDGNGNMLPFPTGYLHMKFEDSQAVLDDYSDVVLYERGHLNPDQHQSSPHDRAATYTLTNVVPEIREFNIGPWREYEERIRVRLNNFCRGTAYIVTGVTTRGNMIRRNNQNRVAIPEDVWSAYCCTEYDHNAPHDVRVLFPSHGALAKNAKEGNSVHEMTVLELEMFLRNNIEVDTNLQIFYDNCVSPSPLPLYLQHTI